Proteins from a single region of Ensifer adhaerens:
- the gyrA gene encoding DNA gyrase subunit A, with translation MTEQSTPGGGKTPPGIEPISIIEEMQRSYLDYAMSVIVSRALPDVRDGLKPVHRRILYGMSELGIDWNKKYVKCARVTGDVMGKYHPHGNAAIYDALARMAQDWSLRLPLIDGQGNFGSVDGDPPAAERYTECRLQKAAHSLLDDLDKETVDFRDNYDGTLQEPAVVPAKFPNLLVNGAGGIAVGMATNIPPHNLVEVINGCMALIDNPAIELPELMEIIPGPDFPTGALILGRSGIRSAYETGRGSVIMRGRAHIEPMRGDREQIIITEIPFQVNKATMIEKMAELVREKRIEGISDLRDESDRQGYRVVIELKRDANADVILNQLYRYTPLQTSFGCNMVALNGGKPEHMTLLDMLRAFVSFREEVVSRRTKYLLRKARDRAHVLVGLAIAVANIDEIIKLIRHAPDPQTAREQLMERRWPAHDVESLIRLIDDPRHRINEDGTYNLSEEQARAILDLRLQRLTALGRDEIGDELNKIGEEIKDYLDILSSRLRIMSIVKDELVAIRDEFGTPRRSEIMEGGPDMDDEDLIAREDMVVTVSHLGYIKRVPLTTYRAQRRGGKGRSGMATRDEDFVTRLFVANTHTPVLFFSSRGIVYKEKVWRLPIGTPQSRGKALINMLPLEPGERITTIMPLPEDEATWENLDVMFSTTRGTVRRNKLSDFVQVNRNGKIAMKLEEEGDEILSVDTCTEHDDVMLTTALGQCIRFPVDDVRVFAGRNSIGVRGINLGDGDRIISMAILGHVDAEPWERAAYLKRAAAERRATNGDEEEIALVGEEVTDGGELSNERFEELKAREQFVLTVSEKGFGKRSSSYDFRTSGRGGKGIRATDTSKTAEIGVLVAAFPIEDNDQIMLVSDGGQLIRVPINGVRLASRATKGVTIFSTAKDEKVVSVERISEPEGDEEGEEAAIENGAPETPAESEG, from the coding sequence TTGACTGAGCAAAGCACCCCCGGCGGCGGAAAAACTCCGCCAGGCATCGAGCCGATTTCCATCATCGAGGAAATGCAGCGGTCCTATCTCGATTACGCGATGAGCGTCATCGTCAGCCGCGCGCTTCCCGACGTGCGTGACGGTCTGAAACCCGTGCACCGCCGCATCCTCTACGGGATGAGCGAGCTCGGCATCGACTGGAACAAGAAATACGTCAAATGCGCCCGTGTGACCGGGGACGTGATGGGTAAGTATCACCCGCACGGCAACGCGGCGATCTACGACGCGCTGGCGCGCATGGCGCAGGATTGGTCTCTCCGCCTGCCGCTGATCGACGGCCAGGGCAACTTCGGTTCCGTCGACGGCGACCCGCCGGCAGCCGAGCGCTACACCGAATGCCGCCTGCAGAAGGCCGCGCATTCGCTTCTCGACGACCTCGACAAGGAAACGGTCGACTTCCGCGACAACTATGACGGCACGCTCCAGGAGCCGGCCGTCGTTCCCGCGAAGTTCCCGAACCTGCTCGTCAACGGCGCCGGCGGCATCGCCGTCGGCATGGCGACGAACATCCCGCCGCATAATCTCGTCGAGGTCATCAACGGCTGCATGGCGCTGATCGACAATCCGGCGATCGAACTGCCGGAACTGATGGAAATCATCCCGGGACCCGATTTCCCGACCGGCGCGCTGATCCTCGGCCGCTCCGGCATCCGCTCGGCCTACGAGACCGGCCGCGGCTCGGTCATCATGCGCGGCCGCGCCCATATCGAGCCGATGCGCGGCGACCGTGAGCAGATCATCATCACCGAGATCCCGTTCCAGGTGAACAAGGCGACGATGATCGAGAAGATGGCCGAACTGGTGCGCGAGAAGCGCATCGAGGGCATCTCGGACCTGCGCGACGAATCGGACCGCCAGGGCTATCGCGTCGTCATCGAACTGAAGCGCGACGCCAATGCCGACGTCATCCTGAACCAGCTCTACCGCTACACGCCGCTGCAGACCTCCTTCGGCTGCAACATGGTGGCGCTGAACGGCGGCAAGCCCGAGCACATGACGCTGCTCGACATGCTCAGGGCCTTCGTCTCGTTCCGCGAAGAAGTTGTTAGCCGGCGTACGAAGTACCTGCTGCGCAAGGCGCGTGACCGCGCCCACGTGCTCGTCGGTCTCGCCATCGCTGTTGCCAATATCGACGAAATCATCAAGCTCATTCGCCATGCGCCAGACCCGCAAACGGCGCGCGAGCAGTTGATGGAGCGTCGCTGGCCGGCCCACGACGTCGAGAGCCTCATTCGCCTCATCGACGACCCGCGCCACCGCATCAACGAGGACGGCACCTACAACCTCTCGGAAGAGCAGGCCCGCGCCATTCTCGACCTGCGCCTGCAGCGCCTGACAGCGCTCGGCCGTGATGAAATCGGTGACGAACTCAACAAGATCGGCGAGGAAATCAAGGATTACCTCGACATCCTGTCCTCGCGCCTGCGCATCATGAGCATCGTCAAGGACGAACTCGTCGCCATCCGCGACGAGTTCGGCACGCCGCGCCGGTCCGAAATCATGGAAGGCGGCCCCGACATGGACGATGAGGATCTCATCGCCCGTGAAGACATGGTCGTGACCGTTTCGCATCTCGGCTATATCAAGCGCGTGCCGCTGACGACCTACCGGGCGCAGCGCCGCGGCGGCAAGGGCCGTTCGGGCATGGCGACCAGGGACGAGGATTTCGTTACCCGGCTATTCGTTGCCAACACCCATACGCCGGTTCTGTTCTTCTCCTCCCGTGGTATCGTCTACAAGGAGAAGGTCTGGCGCCTGCCGATCGGCACGCCGCAATCGCGCGGCAAGGCGCTGATCAACATGCTGCCGCTGGAACCCGGCGAGCGCATCACCACCATCATGCCGCTGCCCGAGGACGAGGCGACCTGGGAAAACCTCGACGTCATGTTCTCGACGACGCGCGGCACGGTTCGCCGCAACAAGCTGTCGGACTTCGTCCAGGTCAACCGCAACGGCAAGATCGCAATGAAGCTCGAAGAGGAGGGCGACGAGATCCTCTCCGTCGACACCTGCACGGAGCATGACGACGTCATGCTGACGACGGCGCTCGGCCAGTGCATCCGCTTCCCGGTCGACGACGTGCGCGTCTTTGCCGGCCGCAACTCGATCGGCGTTCGTGGCATCAACCTCGGCGACGGCGACCGCATCATCTCGATGGCGATCCTTGGCCATGTCGATGCCGAACCATGGGAGCGTGCAGCCTATCTCAAGCGCGCTGCCGCGGAGCGTCGGGCGACGAACGGCGACGAGGAAGAAATCGCCCTCGTCGGCGAGGAAGTCACCGACGGCGGAGAGCTTTCGAACGAACGCTTCGAGGAGCTGAAAGCGCGCGAACAGTTCGTGCTGACGGTCTCGGAGAAGGGCTTCGGTAAACGTTCGTCCTCCTACGATTTCCGCACCTCGGGCCGCGGCGGCAAGGGCATCCGCGCCACCGACACCTCGAAGACGGCGGAAATCGGCGTACTCGTCGCAGCCTTCCCGATCGAAGACAACGACCAGATCATGCTCGTCTCCGATGGCGGCCAGTTGATCCGCGTGCCGATCAATGGCGTTCGGCTTGCGAGCCGCGCCACCAAGGGTGTCACCATCTTCTCGACCGCTAAGGACGAGAAGGTCGTTTCGGTCGAACGCATCAGCGAGCCTGAGGGCGACGAGGAAGGCGAGGAGGCGGCGATCGAAAACGGCGCGCCGGAAACGCCAGCCGAATCCGAGGGTTAA
- a CDS encoding helix-turn-helix domain-containing protein — protein sequence MNTKVDSLDQRLSERIRLEREARGWSLSELSERSGVSRAMIHKVERGDSSPTATLLAKLAGAFGLTMSSLIARAEMSQGRLARRQDQSVWRDPQTGYLRRHVSPMSDLPLELVEVELPAGADVPIPASAYAHHRRWIWVKEGSLTFVEGLETHTLGEGDCLELGPPQDCVFRNTGGETCIYAVILLRTG from the coding sequence ATGAATACTAAAGTAGACAGCCTGGATCAACGGCTCAGTGAACGAATTCGGCTCGAAAGGGAAGCGCGCGGCTGGTCGCTGAGCGAGCTTTCAGAGCGCTCGGGTGTCTCGCGCGCGATGATCCACAAGGTCGAGCGCGGCGACAGCAGCCCGACAGCGACATTGCTGGCAAAGCTTGCGGGCGCGTTCGGGCTCACCATGTCCAGCCTGATCGCGCGCGCAGAAATGAGCCAGGGCAGGCTGGCGCGACGCCAGGATCAATCGGTCTGGCGCGATCCGCAAACGGGGTATCTCAGGCGCCACGTGTCGCCGATGTCGGATCTGCCGCTCGAGCTTGTCGAGGTCGAGCTTCCGGCGGGCGCCGACGTACCGATCCCGGCGTCCGCCTATGCGCACCATCGTCGATGGATATGGGTGAAAGAGGGCAGCCTGACCTTCGTGGAAGGCCTTGAGACCCACACCCTCGGCGAGGGGGACTGCCTGGAGCTTGGCCCGCCGCAGGATTGCGTTTTCCGCAATACCGGCGGCGAGACCTGCATTTATGCCGTCATCCTGTTGAGGACAGGTTGA
- a CDS encoding aminoglycoside phosphotransferase family protein encodes MFSGYFEKWSLQPDGEIIVTPSSHLHPVRYRNQSAMLKVAQDPEEKFGRLPMLYWNGHGAAKVFESDGDAVLMERADSQRNLFLMAMTGSDEAVTRIICRTVAELHAPRSTPVPQDLVPLDKWFASLEAAAPAQGGLFARALEAAKGLFVDPEPPVVLHGDVHHANILDFGDRGWLAIDPKRVIGDRGYDYANLFCNPELPLVTAPGRLQRHLPIVAEETGLHPRRILNWVLAYAGLSAAWFLEDGDDFGVESDLTMAQIAIAELDR; translated from the coding sequence ATGTTTTCTGGATATTTTGAGAAGTGGTCATTGCAGCCGGACGGCGAAATTATCGTCACGCCCTCCAGCCATCTTCATCCCGTCCGCTACCGCAACCAGTCGGCGATGCTGAAGGTCGCGCAGGATCCCGAAGAGAAATTCGGTCGCCTGCCGATGCTCTACTGGAACGGGCACGGCGCCGCCAAAGTCTTTGAGTCCGATGGTGATGCCGTCCTGATGGAGCGCGCGGACAGCCAACGCAACCTCTTCCTCATGGCGATGACGGGAAGCGATGAAGCCGTGACGCGCATCATCTGCCGCACGGTTGCCGAGCTTCACGCACCGCGCTCGACACCTGTACCGCAGGATCTTGTGCCGCTCGACAAGTGGTTCGCCTCGTTGGAGGCAGCCGCTCCTGCTCAAGGCGGCCTTTTTGCACGTGCGCTCGAGGCGGCCAAAGGCCTGTTTGTTGATCCGGAGCCGCCTGTGGTGCTTCATGGCGACGTGCATCATGCCAACATCCTCGATTTCGGCGACCGTGGCTGGCTGGCGATCGACCCGAAGCGCGTTATCGGCGATCGCGGCTACGACTATGCCAATCTCTTCTGCAATCCTGAACTGCCTCTGGTCACCGCGCCGGGCCGGCTGCAGCGGCACCTGCCCATCGTCGCCGAGGAGACCGGCCTTCACCCGCGCCGCATCCTGAATTGGGTGTTGGCCTATGCCGGGCTTTCCGCTGCCTGGTTCCTGGAGGATGGCGATGACTTCGGCGTGGAGAGCGACCTGACGATGGCGCAGATCGCAATCGCCGAGCTCGACCGTTAA
- a CDS encoding LysR family transcriptional regulator has translation MSKLDLSWDFYKTFLAVLREGSLSAAARELGLTQPTVGRHVDAMEAALGYPLFVRSPHGLLPTDAALALKPYAETLSATSAALLRAASSQRDAVSGTVRISASEVIGIEVLPPILAALHEAYPELTIELSASDAVEDLLRQEADIAVRMVAPAQEALIARHLGVVPISFHSHRRYIERRGMPQALADLADHSLIGYDRETAAIRAIIARSPELPAARFALKADSNLAQLAAIRAGFGIGICQNGLAARDPDLLPVLPGLFEMKLDTWLVMHENLKSAPRCRVTFDALAKGLRDYIRGVAPATHDSDASASC, from the coding sequence ATGAGCAAGTTGGACCTGAGCTGGGATTTCTACAAAACGTTCCTTGCGGTGCTGCGAGAGGGATCGCTATCGGCGGCCGCCCGTGAGCTGGGTTTGACCCAGCCGACCGTTGGCCGGCACGTGGATGCCATGGAGGCAGCACTTGGCTATCCGCTCTTCGTGCGCTCCCCGCATGGGTTGCTGCCGACCGATGCCGCGCTGGCGCTCAAGCCCTATGCCGAGACGCTCTCCGCGACATCCGCGGCGCTGCTACGGGCTGCGTCCAGCCAGCGTGATGCCGTCAGCGGTACCGTGCGCATCAGCGCCAGCGAGGTCATCGGTATCGAAGTCCTGCCGCCGATCCTGGCAGCGCTTCACGAGGCCTATCCGGAGTTGACGATCGAACTCTCCGCCTCCGATGCGGTGGAAGACCTCTTGCGCCAGGAGGCCGATATCGCCGTGCGCATGGTCGCGCCCGCGCAGGAGGCTTTGATCGCCCGCCACCTCGGTGTTGTGCCCATCAGTTTTCATTCGCACCGCCGCTACATCGAGCGGCGTGGCATGCCTCAGGCCCTGGCCGACCTCGCCGATCACAGCCTGATCGGCTACGATCGGGAAACCGCGGCGATCCGGGCCATCATCGCCCGCTCGCCAGAACTGCCGGCCGCACGGTTTGCGCTCAAGGCCGATAGCAACCTTGCCCAACTGGCAGCGATCCGCGCCGGTTTCGGCATCGGCATCTGCCAGAACGGGCTGGCGGCGCGCGACCCCGATCTCCTCCCGGTGCTACCCGGCCTCTTCGAGATGAAGCTCGATACCTGGCTGGTAATGCACGAGAACTTGAAGTCGGCGCCGCGCTGCCGCGTCACGTTCGATGCGCTCGCCAAGGGCCTGCGCGACTACATTCGCGGTGTCGCGCCTGCAACTCACGACAGCGACGCTTCCGCCTCGTGCTGA
- a CDS encoding single-stranded DNA-binding protein: protein MAGSVNKVILIGNVGADPEIRRTQDGRPIANLRIATSETWRDRNSGERKEKTEWHTVVVFNEGLCKVVEQYVKKGAKLYIEGALQTRKWQDQNGNDRYSTEIVLQGFNSTLTMLDGRGEGGGSGVSRGGGGDFGGSNYGGGGGGYDDYDQPRQSSGGGRSGGGQGGQGGQGGGFSRDMDDDIPF, encoded by the coding sequence ATGGCTGGAAGCGTCAACAAGGTGATCTTGATCGGAAATGTCGGGGCAGACCCGGAAATCCGGCGCACGCAGGACGGCCGGCCGATCGCCAACCTGCGCATCGCAACCTCGGAAACCTGGCGCGACCGCAACAGCGGCGAGCGCAAGGAAAAGACCGAATGGCATACGGTCGTCGTCTTCAACGAGGGCCTGTGCAAGGTTGTCGAGCAATATGTGAAGAAGGGCGCCAAGCTCTACATCGAAGGCGCACTGCAGACCCGCAAGTGGCAGGACCAGAATGGCAACGACCGCTATTCGACGGAAATCGTGCTGCAGGGCTTCAACTCGACGCTGACGATGCTCGACGGCCGCGGCGAGGGCGGTGGCTCCGGCGTCAGCCGTGGTGGTGGCGGCGACTTTGGTGGCAGCAACTACGGCGGTGGGGGCGGTGGTTACGATGACTATGACCAGCCGCGCCAGTCCTCCGGTGGAGGCCGTTCGGGTGGTGGCCAGGGTGGTCAAGGCGGCCAGGGCGGCGGCTTCTCGCGCGATATGGACGACGACATTCCGTTCTGA
- a CDS encoding GNAT family N-acetyltransferase yields the protein MLIRAAIEDDLPVICEIYNDAVANTTAIWNETLVDVANRTAWLKARADAGYPVLVAVSDEGDVVGYASFGDWRAFDGYRHTVEHSVYVHKDRRGGGIGRKLMVALIAEAERLGKHVMIAGIESENSASIRLHAQLGFVDTGRMREVGTKFGRWLDLTFMQLVLPTGSPR from the coding sequence ATGCTGATCCGGGCGGCCATTGAAGACGATCTGCCAGTCATCTGCGAGATCTACAACGACGCCGTGGCCAACACGACGGCGATCTGGAACGAGACCCTGGTCGATGTCGCCAATCGGACGGCCTGGCTGAAGGCCCGCGCGGACGCGGGCTATCCGGTGCTAGTGGCTGTATCCGACGAAGGCGACGTCGTCGGCTATGCGTCCTTTGGCGATTGGCGTGCCTTCGATGGTTATCGCCATACGGTCGAGCACTCCGTCTACGTTCACAAGGACCGCCGCGGCGGTGGCATTGGCCGGAAACTCATGGTCGCGCTGATCGCCGAGGCCGAACGGCTCGGCAAACATGTGATGATTGCCGGCATCGAATCGGAAAACTCGGCTTCGATCCGCCTTCACGCCCAACTGGGCTTTGTCGACACCGGCCGCATGCGCGAAGTCGGCACGAAATTCGGCCGTTGGCTCGATCTGACGTTCATGCAATTGGTGCTTCCGACAGGCTCACCACGCTAG
- a CDS encoding MarC family protein, protein MFNVDLLVNALTTLLVTLDPPGLAPIFLSLTVGLSRQERFQVATRGSLIAFFILAAFAVFGNGILGLLGISIGAFRIAGGLLLFWIAFEMIFEKRQERKEKTGENATVKDHIHNIAVFPLALPLIAGPGAISATILLAGSFPTAVERAQLLIVIALSMFSLFLALVIAERIDRFLGVTGRAILTRLLGVILAALAVQFVVDGVKSAMAL, encoded by the coding sequence ATGTTCAATGTCGACCTCCTGGTCAATGCGCTCACCACGCTTCTCGTCACGCTCGATCCGCCTGGCCTTGCGCCGATCTTCCTGAGCCTGACGGTCGGCCTCAGCCGGCAGGAGCGCTTTCAGGTGGCGACGCGCGGTTCGCTCATCGCCTTCTTCATCCTTGCCGCCTTCGCCGTGTTCGGCAACGGCATTCTGGGGCTACTCGGCATTTCGATCGGCGCCTTCCGCATCGCCGGCGGCCTGCTGCTCTTCTGGATCGCCTTCGAGATGATTTTCGAGAAGCGGCAGGAGCGCAAGGAAAAGACCGGCGAAAACGCGACCGTCAAGGACCACATCCATAACATCGCGGTGTTCCCTCTGGCCTTGCCGCTGATTGCCGGGCCGGGCGCGATCTCGGCCACGATCCTGCTCGCCGGCTCGTTCCCGACGGCGGTCGAACGCGCGCAGCTCTTGATCGTCATAGCGCTGTCGATGTTCAGTCTGTTTCTGGCGCTTGTCATCGCCGAGCGCATCGATCGGTTCCTCGGCGTCACCGGCCGAGCTATCCTCACCCGCCTGCTCGGCGTCATCCTGGCGGCCCTTGCCGTCCAGTTCGTCGTCGATGGCGTCAAATCCGCAATGGCCCTCTAG
- a CDS encoding YybH family protein, with protein MSDHELKQLIQAADRAITAQDVDRLMDFYADDATLVVKPGLNATGKAEIRKAFVAIATHFKKQLKVRQGEMKVIEGGETALVIMETVLDTLDAEGAECGGLPMSFEMRVPAGFVSSTIPTARRCLPGKSQHEAEASLS; from the coding sequence ATGTCAGATCACGAACTGAAACAGCTCATCCAAGCTGCCGACCGTGCGATCACGGCGCAAGACGTTGATAGGCTGATGGACTTCTACGCCGACGACGCGACGCTGGTCGTCAAGCCCGGCCTCAATGCGACCGGAAAGGCTGAGATCAGGAAAGCGTTCGTCGCGATTGCTACACATTTCAAGAAACAACTGAAGGTCCGCCAGGGCGAGATGAAAGTGATCGAAGGCGGCGAAACCGCCCTTGTCATCATGGAAACGGTGCTCGACACCCTAGACGCGGAGGGCGCCGAGTGCGGCGGGCTACCTATGTCTTTCGAAATGCGGGTGCCGGCTGGCTTTGTGTCATCGACAATTCCTACGGCACGACGCTGCTTGCCGGGTAAGTCTCAGCACGAGGCGGAAGCGTCGCTGTCGTGA
- a CDS encoding lytic transglycosylase domain-containing protein: MNAQGQFLEHRNVGLRRKVRSGAWARAARAALALLVSVPAYRAVPAAARIDDLTLQPKCVYSGLSAADPAKALCISKENFARDVCGVIDHYATVNDLPSAFFARLIWRESLFRPNAVSPKGAEGIAQFMPGTAKMRGLNNSFDAVEALGKSAEYLNELKSRYGNLGFAAAAYNAGENGLERFLEVDWLPAETRNYVLAITAYSVEDWRDNPPKTLDLTLDKGKTFLDGCVALASTRNLRDIEVIDEAEWAPWGVQLAAHFQKSVAQRLFVSAVKRLPEAIRSEKALLLRERNASFGLRIRYAARIGRETQAEANKLCAAIRKSGGACLVFKN, translated from the coding sequence ATGAACGCGCAGGGACAGTTTCTGGAACACCGCAACGTGGGTCTTCGACGGAAGGTGAGATCGGGCGCTTGGGCACGGGCAGCGAGAGCGGCGTTGGCGCTGCTTGTCAGTGTTCCCGCGTACAGAGCGGTCCCCGCGGCCGCTCGTATCGATGACCTCACCCTGCAACCGAAATGCGTCTATTCAGGGCTCTCGGCGGCCGACCCGGCAAAGGCACTCTGCATCAGCAAGGAGAACTTCGCCCGCGACGTCTGTGGCGTAATCGACCACTACGCCACCGTGAACGACCTGCCTTCGGCCTTCTTCGCCCGCCTGATCTGGCGCGAAAGCCTGTTTCGCCCGAACGCGGTCAGCCCCAAGGGGGCCGAAGGGATCGCGCAGTTCATGCCGGGAACGGCGAAGATGCGGGGGCTCAACAACAGCTTCGATGCCGTCGAGGCGCTCGGCAAGTCCGCGGAATACCTGAACGAGCTCAAGTCGCGCTACGGCAATCTCGGCTTTGCCGCCGCCGCCTACAATGCCGGCGAGAACGGCCTGGAGCGGTTTCTCGAGGTCGATTGGCTGCCGGCCGAAACGCGCAACTACGTACTGGCGATCACCGCCTACAGCGTCGAGGACTGGCGCGACAATCCACCGAAGACGCTCGACCTGACGCTCGACAAGGGCAAGACCTTTCTCGACGGCTGCGTGGCGCTCGCCAGCACCCGCAATCTTCGCGATATCGAGGTGATCGACGAAGCCGAATGGGCGCCCTGGGGCGTGCAACTTGCCGCACACTTTCAGAAGTCGGTGGCGCAGCGACTGTTCGTGAGCGCGGTCAAGCGTCTGCCGGAGGCGATCCGCAGCGAGAAGGCCCTCTTGCTCAGGGAGCGCAATGCCAGTTTTGGCCTGAGGATCCGCTACGCCGCACGTATCGGCCGTGAGACCCAGGCGGAAGCGAACAAGCTCTGCGCCGCCATTCGCAAGAGTGGCGGCGCCTGCCTTGTCTTCAAGAACTGA
- a CDS encoding SDR family NAD(P)-dependent oxidoreductase: protein MARMQEETKIALVLGATGGIGGAVARGLSKRGWQVRALNRNAEKAAQAEPAFDWRQGDAMNARDVRAAAEGVDLIVHAVNPPGYRNWGTLVLPMLDSTIAAAKAEGARILLPGTIYNFGRDAFPILTEDAPQNPDTDKGLIRREMERRLKDASETGVGVIIVRAGDFFGPGAANNWFSQGLVKPGRPLTAISYPGREGTAHQWAYLPDVAETMLRLVERDERLPRFAVYHMRGFLDRDGTEMVAAIRRVAGKPQLPVRAFPWWLIGLTSPFVPLFRELRKMRYVWREPLRMPNERLLAVLGEEPHTPIDEAVATTLRGLGCMPVESAAVTTGDRVLV, encoded by the coding sequence ATGGCCAGGATGCAGGAAGAAACAAAGATCGCACTGGTGCTCGGGGCGACGGGCGGCATCGGCGGCGCCGTGGCGCGCGGGCTTAGCAAGCGCGGCTGGCAGGTGCGCGCCTTGAACCGCAACGCCGAGAAGGCGGCGCAGGCGGAGCCGGCATTCGACTGGCGGCAAGGCGATGCCATGAACGCGCGCGACGTTCGCGCCGCGGCAGAAGGAGTCGATCTGATCGTGCACGCCGTCAATCCGCCCGGTTACCGCAACTGGGGAACCCTGGTGCTGCCGATGCTCGACAGCACCATCGCGGCGGCGAAAGCCGAAGGTGCCCGCATCCTCCTGCCGGGAACGATTTACAATTTCGGCCGGGATGCCTTTCCCATTCTGACCGAGGATGCACCGCAGAACCCGGATACCGACAAGGGCCTGATCCGCAGGGAGATGGAACGCCGCCTGAAAGACGCATCCGAGACAGGGGTCGGCGTCATCATCGTCAGGGCAGGCGACTTCTTCGGCCCGGGCGCCGCCAACAACTGGTTTTCGCAAGGCCTTGTAAAACCTGGAAGACCGCTGACGGCGATTTCCTATCCCGGCCGTGAAGGCACCGCGCACCAATGGGCCTATCTGCCCGATGTCGCCGAAACCATGCTCCGCCTCGTCGAGCGCGACGAACGCCTGCCGCGCTTTGCCGTCTATCACATGCGCGGCTTCCTCGACCGTGACGGAACGGAGATGGTCGCGGCGATCCGTCGCGTTGCCGGCAAACCACAGCTGCCGGTGCGGGCCTTCCCGTGGTGGCTGATCGGCCTTACCTCACCCTTCGTTCCGCTCTTCAGGGAACTGCGCAAGATGCGCTACGTTTGGCGCGAGCCTCTGAGAATGCCGAACGAGCGACTTCTTGCCGTTCTCGGCGAAGAACCGCATACGCCGATCGACGAAGCGGTCGCGACAACGCTCAGGGGACTGGGCTGCATGCCGGTTGAGTCAGCAGCCGTGACCACTGGTGATCGCGTTCTAGTGTGA